The Brevibacillus humidisoli DNA segment TACAATGAATACAAGGGTGTCCCAAAAACCGACAATCAGATAGATCAGACCAAAGAAAAAACCGGCGGCTACCCCCAGACATTTGCCCTTGTGTTCCAAAAGCAACTCCCATATCATATCCTTCACCTTCTATTCTACCCGCTTGCTTCGGATGGCAACATGGTCTGTCGATGCAACCTCGATGACCTTCACCGAAACCTCAGCGATTTCCAGTCCGGTGATCGCCTCTACTCTGGCTTTTACTTCCGCCTGTAAATTCTGGGT contains these protein-coding regions:
- a CDS encoding DUF2273 domain-containing protein is translated as MIWELLLEHKGKCLGVAAGFFFGLIYLIVGFWDTLVFIVLVSTGYYIGRKLDQKEDLRDILDRILPGKFKQ